A genomic stretch from Chitinophaga lutea includes:
- the dut gene encoding dUTP diphosphatase has product MADIQVKIINRSDNPLPSYATADAAGMDLRAHLAAPLTLQPLERTLVPTGLFMELPSGFEAQVRPRSGLAIKQGLTLLNTPGTIDADYRGEIKIILINLSNEPQTIQHGDRIAQMVIAPFVQATLAEVLELTDTERGTGGFGHTGKS; this is encoded by the coding sequence ATGGCTGATATACAAGTAAAGATCATTAACCGTTCGGATAATCCGTTACCGTCTTACGCCACGGCTGATGCCGCAGGCATGGATTTGCGCGCCCATCTGGCCGCGCCGCTCACCCTGCAACCGCTGGAGCGCACCCTGGTGCCTACCGGCCTTTTTATGGAACTGCCGTCGGGTTTTGAAGCGCAGGTGCGCCCCCGCAGCGGCCTGGCCATCAAACAGGGCCTCACCCTGCTGAATACACCCGGCACGATAGATGCTGATTACAGGGGAGAGATTAAAATCATTCTGATCAATTTGTCGAACGAGCCGCAGACCATCCAGCATGGCGACCGCATCGCCCAAATGGTGATCGCGCCTTTTGTGCAGGCCACGCTGGCGGAAGTGCTCGAACTGACCGACACCGAACGGGGAACC
- the ispF gene encoding 2-C-methyl-D-erythritol 2,4-cyclodiphosphate synthase, with amino-acid sequence MSKLRIGLGVDFHQLVPERDFWLGGVLVPHHKGALGHSDADVLLHAICDAMLGAVGLGDIGVHFPDTDQAYKNIDSKILLARCRELIGEKGYSVVNVDSSLCLQAPKIKPYVPQMQETIARLLGVTVEEVSVKATTTEKLGFVGREEGVVAYATVLLEKQ; translated from the coding sequence ATGAGCAAACTCAGGATTGGATTAGGGGTGGATTTTCACCAATTGGTACCGGAAAGGGATTTTTGGCTGGGTGGTGTGCTGGTGCCGCATCACAAGGGCGCTTTGGGCCACAGTGACGCAGACGTGCTGCTGCATGCCATTTGCGATGCCATGCTGGGCGCGGTGGGTTTGGGCGATATCGGCGTTCATTTCCCGGATACCGACCAGGCGTATAAAAACATCGACAGCAAGATTCTGCTGGCGCGCTGCCGTGAGCTGATCGGGGAAAAAGGCTACAGTGTGGTGAATGTGGACTCATCGCTTTGCCTGCAGGCGCCGAAAATCAAACCTTATGTGCCGCAGATGCAGGAAACCATTGCACGCCTGCTGGGCGTTACGGTGGAAGAAGTGTCCGTCAAAGCCACCACTACCGAAAAACTGGGTTTTGTGGGCCGTGAAGAGGGCGTTGTGGCATATGCCACCGTATTGCTGGAAAAGCAGTAG
- the porV gene encoding type IX secretion system outer membrane channel protein PorV yields the protein MFSRITTAVICVSALFLSQRVSAQQDPPTRNELDGRINTINTAVPFLRISPDARSGAMGDAGLAISPDANSVYWNLSKLPFAPKKSAVAVTYTPWLKELVNDVFLAQLAGYTQLDELQAIGGSLRYFSLGDIDFVDMGGASNGTFRPREFAIDAGYARKLSDNWSLGVALRYIHSSLASGVTPDQQTIRPGRAVAADLSGFYTKDFEKDNGVMNNWSFGFAVTNIGNRISYTQSAQKDFLPTNLGLGTSYTIGIDEYNKVTFSLDVNKLLVPTPRADSTYPDKSMLEGMFTSFGDAPGGFKEELHELMYSFGGEYWYNDQFAVRAGYYNEHKTKGNRRYFTAGLGVKYNIFGLNFSYLVPSGTGIQRNPLSNTLRFTLSFDLSGNEE from the coding sequence ATGTTTTCAAGGATTACGACAGCTGTTATTTGCGTATCTGCCCTATTCCTCAGCCAGCGTGTTTCTGCCCAACAAGACCCACCGACAAGGAATGAGCTAGATGGACGTATCAACACAATCAATACAGCCGTACCTTTTCTCCGCATATCGCCTGACGCCAGAAGCGGCGCCATGGGTGATGCAGGGCTTGCCATTTCACCTGACGCCAATTCCGTTTACTGGAACCTTTCCAAATTACCTTTCGCTCCAAAAAAATCGGCGGTAGCCGTAACATATACGCCCTGGCTGAAAGAGCTCGTGAACGATGTGTTCCTGGCGCAACTGGCCGGCTATACCCAGCTCGACGAACTGCAGGCCATCGGTGGCTCGCTTCGTTATTTTTCACTGGGCGACATCGATTTTGTGGACATGGGCGGCGCTTCCAACGGCACCTTCCGCCCGCGCGAGTTCGCCATCGATGCAGGGTATGCCCGCAAGCTGAGCGACAACTGGTCGCTGGGTGTGGCGCTCCGCTATATTCACTCCAGCCTGGCTTCCGGCGTAACGCCCGATCAGCAGACCATACGTCCCGGACGCGCCGTGGCGGCGGATCTCTCCGGTTTTTACACCAAGGATTTCGAGAAGGATAACGGGGTGATGAACAACTGGAGCTTCGGTTTCGCCGTTACCAACATCGGTAACCGTATCTCCTATACGCAATCCGCACAGAAAGATTTCCTTCCCACCAACCTCGGTTTGGGCACATCTTATACCATCGGCATCGACGAATACAACAAAGTGACCTTTTCGCTCGACGTGAATAAACTGCTCGTGCCTACGCCGCGCGCAGACAGCACTTATCCCGACAAAAGCATGCTCGAAGGCATGTTCACCTCTTTCGGCGATGCGCCGGGCGGGTTCAAGGAAGAGCTGCATGAGCTGATGTATTCCTTCGGCGGCGAATACTGGTATAACGACCAGTTTGCCGTGCGTGCGGGGTATTACAACGAGCACAAAACAAAAGGCAACCGCCGTTACTTTACGGCCGGCCTGGGCGTGAAATACAATATTTTCGGCCTCAACTTTTCTTATCTGGTGCCCTCCGGAACTGGCATACAGCGCAACCCGCTGTCGAACACCCTGCGGTTTACCCTGTCGTTCGATTTGTCGGGGAATGAAGAATAG
- the porU gene encoding type IX secretion system sortase PorU: MRTARSFMLATACLLCWLGEAYGQRSYAQRSVLADGSWYKLAVREPGVYRIDLPLLQSMGILTNNLASNTLRIYGHGGGMLPEDNAAPRPDDLPENPVVVLDGGDGILNGNDCILFYAEGPHIWRPTPEGFRHTRHLYADSICYFLQLKPGSLRVGEAPAGISGTAVTTYDYRAFHEKDLYNILSSGKEWFGEELNAPQPERSFTLSTPAAGLTEMHIRFRAVARSTGGSQFELAGQRFAPLPVSGNIFDQYATAVEGYFPYTGGGTVSLRYQGNAAARGWLDYLEIQGRSPLVLPASGTLLFRDSRCAGASTFVLANAGAQTQVWDVSNPLQPLRQQTQLSGSTLRFNGDCGILREYVAFNPDATPKPQFVSAVANQNLHGVNVSGMLVIAPAALKAEAERLAGWHRSRQLDAVVVTVEDIYNEFASGSPDPTALRDFVKMQYDRNGLRYLLLFGRASFMYKDASNMVPTWQSPASLHGINTYMTDDYFGFLGDNDHIGGNPLLDVAIGRLPVRNAAEAAAVVNKIKRYQSPESFGAWRNEMTFTADDEDGNLHFNDAEKVNRIIEQEQPGFNVTKLYLDAFPQVSGASGSRYPAVNDAINRKMFNGTLVWNYNGHGSFTRLAEEAVLDDTSPDAWNNANRLPLLVTATCDFAPFDNPQFHSLGEKLLTRERGGAIALMTTTRAVFASSNLVMNANYFRLAFQPRAGGQMPTLGEGAMLAKNETYAGLGDVVNNRKFQLLGDPALSLAFPRWRVYTDSVNGVAAGTADTLKALGRYTIAGSVRDATGNIRTGYNGTLDITVFDKPVTRRTLGNDPGSAAVDYQQQDRALFRGTQAVQNGRFRFTFVVPKDIAAIGGKGKISYYTHNDTEDGGGTYANLAVTGTATGVPADNQGPVIKAWMNHESFRDGGVTAEDPLLLVLLQDENGINATGNGIGHDIVAVLDDSTQFYNMNEFYITTPGNFREGRVVFPLAGLAPGKHSLTIRAWDSFNNSSTINISFTVVPKSLLAVENVYNYPNPMRHQTRFVFNHNQQNADLDVLIRIFTSAGKQVATIRNTINTTNGRYSGIPWNGTNDSGARLTPGIYFYQFVVRSTGREKVFGGKLILL; the protein is encoded by the coding sequence ATGCGAACCGCCCGTTCTTTTATGCTTGCCACAGCCTGCCTGCTTTGCTGGCTGGGCGAGGCTTACGGGCAACGTTCCTATGCGCAGCGCTCGGTACTGGCCGACGGCAGCTGGTACAAACTGGCCGTCCGTGAGCCGGGCGTATACCGGATAGACCTGCCCCTGCTGCAATCCATGGGCATTCTCACTAACAACCTGGCTTCCAATACCCTGCGCATTTACGGTCATGGCGGCGGCATGCTGCCGGAAGACAATGCGGCCCCCCGCCCCGACGACCTCCCCGAGAACCCGGTGGTGGTGCTGGATGGGGGCGACGGGATTTTAAACGGGAACGACTGTATTTTATTTTACGCCGAAGGCCCCCATATCTGGCGGCCCACCCCGGAAGGTTTCCGCCACACCCGGCACTTGTATGCGGATTCGATCTGTTATTTCCTGCAGTTAAAACCGGGCAGCCTGCGGGTAGGCGAGGCGCCGGCCGGCATCTCCGGTACGGCCGTCACCACTTACGATTACAGGGCCTTCCATGAAAAAGACCTTTACAATATTTTATCCAGCGGGAAAGAATGGTTCGGGGAAGAACTGAACGCCCCCCAGCCCGAACGCTCCTTTACTTTATCAACACCCGCAGCGGGCCTGACGGAGATGCATATACGGTTCCGCGCCGTAGCCCGCAGCACCGGCGGCTCCCAGTTCGAACTGGCGGGCCAGCGCTTTGCGCCGCTGCCGGTGAGCGGCAATATTTTCGACCAGTATGCCACGGCGGTGGAAGGATATTTTCCCTATACCGGCGGCGGCACGGTATCGTTGCGGTACCAGGGCAATGCCGCCGCCCGCGGCTGGCTTGATTACCTTGAGATACAGGGGCGCAGCCCGCTGGTGTTGCCGGCGTCTGGCACCCTGCTTTTCCGCGACAGCCGCTGTGCGGGCGCTTCCACTTTTGTGCTGGCTAACGCCGGGGCCCAAACGCAGGTGTGGGATGTCTCCAATCCCCTGCAGCCACTGCGGCAGCAAACACAACTGAGCGGGAGCACGCTCCGTTTTAACGGCGACTGCGGCATACTGCGGGAATATGTGGCCTTCAACCCGGATGCTACCCCCAAACCGCAGTTCGTAAGCGCCGTGGCTAACCAGAACCTGCATGGTGTGAACGTGAGTGGCATGCTGGTGATCGCCCCTGCGGCCCTGAAAGCCGAAGCGGAACGCCTCGCCGGCTGGCACCGCAGCCGGCAGCTCGATGCGGTGGTGGTAACGGTGGAAGATATCTACAACGAATTTGCGTCCGGCTCACCGGATCCCACGGCCCTGCGTGATTTTGTAAAGATGCAGTACGACCGCAACGGTCTGCGTTACCTGCTGTTGTTCGGCCGGGCCAGTTTCATGTATAAAGACGCGTCCAACATGGTGCCTACCTGGCAGAGCCCAGCCTCGCTGCACGGCATCAATACCTATATGACCGACGATTATTTCGGTTTCCTGGGCGATAACGATCACATCGGGGGAAACCCGCTGCTGGATGTGGCGATCGGCCGGTTGCCCGTGCGGAACGCGGCGGAAGCGGCCGCTGTGGTGAACAAGATCAAGCGGTACCAGTCGCCCGAAAGTTTCGGCGCCTGGCGCAATGAAATGACCTTCACGGCCGACGATGAAGATGGCAACCTCCACTTCAATGATGCGGAAAAAGTCAACCGCATCATCGAGCAGGAGCAGCCCGGTTTCAACGTTACGAAACTCTACCTGGATGCGTTCCCGCAGGTATCCGGCGCTTCCGGCAGCCGCTATCCCGCGGTGAACGATGCCATCAACCGGAAAATGTTCAACGGTACGCTGGTATGGAATTACAACGGCCACGGCAGCTTCACCCGGCTTGCGGAAGAAGCGGTGCTAGACGATACCTCCCCGGATGCCTGGAACAACGCCAACCGCCTGCCTTTGCTGGTCACGGCCACCTGCGATTTCGCACCGTTCGACAATCCGCAGTTCCATTCCCTGGGCGAAAAGCTCCTCACCCGCGAAAGAGGCGGCGCCATTGCGCTCATGACCACTACCCGCGCAGTGTTCGCCTCTTCCAATCTCGTGATGAACGCCAACTATTTCAGGCTCGCCTTCCAGCCGCGGGCCGGCGGCCAAATGCCTACGCTCGGCGAAGGCGCGATGCTGGCCAAAAATGAAACTTATGCCGGCTTGGGGGATGTGGTGAATAACCGCAAATTCCAGCTGCTGGGCGACCCGGCGCTGTCGCTCGCCTTCCCCAGGTGGCGGGTGTACACCGATTCCGTCAACGGCGTAGCGGCCGGTACGGCCGACACCCTGAAAGCCCTCGGCCGTTACACCATCGCGGGCAGCGTGCGTGATGCAACGGGCAACATCCGGACGGGCTACAACGGGACGCTGGATATTACCGTGTTCGACAAACCCGTTACCCGCCGTACTTTGGGTAATGACCCCGGCAGCGCGGCAGTGGATTACCAGCAGCAGGACAGGGCGCTGTTCCGCGGCACACAGGCGGTGCAGAACGGGCGGTTCCGCTTCACGTTCGTAGTGCCCAAAGATATTGCCGCTATCGGCGGTAAAGGGAAGATCAGTTATTACACCCATAACGATACCGAAGACGGTGGCGGCACCTATGCCAACCTCGCCGTAACGGGCACGGCAACAGGCGTTCCGGCAGATAATCAGGGCCCGGTCATCAAAGCCTGGATGAACCACGAATCGTTCCGCGACGGGGGCGTAACGGCCGAAGATCCGCTGCTGCTCGTGCTGCTACAGGACGAAAACGGTATCAACGCCACCGGCAACGGCATCGGGCACGATATTGTGGCCGTTCTCGACGACAGTACGCAGTTCTATAACATGAACGAATTCTATATCACCACGCCCGGAAACTTCCGGGAAGGACGCGTCGTTTTCCCCCTGGCCGGCCTCGCTCCGGGAAAGCATTCCCTCACCATCCGGGCCTGGGATAGCTTCAATAATTCTTCGACCATTAACATATCGTTTACCGTTGTCCCCAAATCCTTGCTGGCAGTGGAAAATGTATATAATTACCCCAACCCGATGCGCCACCAGACCCGTTTTGTGTTCAATCACAACCAGCAAAACGCTGATCTTGATGTGCTTATACGTATCTTTACATCCGCCGGGAAACAGGTGGCAACCATCAGAAACACAATAAACACGACAAACGGCCGTTATTCTGGCATTCCGTGGAACGGAACAAACGATTCGGGAGCAAGATTGACCCCTGGCATCTACTTTTATCAGTTTGTAGTAAGGAGCACAGGAAGGGAAAAAGTGTTTGGCGGTAAATTAATATTATTGTAA
- a CDS encoding SUMF1/EgtB/PvdO family nonheme iron enzyme: MRRLTSLSLIVGTGVMLSMSACKNGGLFGKKKESSSATGWTYNDPKMGGFSVAKNKDQFTGPGLVFVQGGTFAMGATEQDVMSDWNNIPRRITVSSFYIDETEVSNVNYREYLYWLTRMYGESFPDVYRGALPDTLVWRSELAYNEPLVEYYFRHPAYNDYPVVGVTWKQATDYSKWRSNRVNEKLLMDAGLLSKADIMNQADDNTFDSKSYMAGLYEGTPGKLSKSAKKQFSNPDGSPRGAQFEDGIMLPNYRLPTEAEWEYAALGYIGQNPSPSKKEGKRGEELILNKQIYSWGTNNSGLRDIRRGNWQGQFLANFKRGSGDNMGMAGGLNDRASIPAPVQSYFPNTFGIYNMSGNVSEWVQDVYRPLTTIDGDDFNYFRGNKFQTVYQNAEKEFEKDSLGALKMRDVTDEESASRLNYQKGDVINYLDGDTLSLVEYGYGITSLINDKSRVVKGGSWNDRAYWLSPGNRRHMQEDMATNTVGFRCAMDRVGSPEGNKFKTGQVFKKQRQKR; the protein is encoded by the coding sequence ATGCGCAGATTAACCTCCTTATCCTTGATTGTAGGCACCGGTGTGATGTTGTCGATGTCGGCCTGTAAGAATGGTGGCTTGTTTGGAAAGAAGAAAGAATCTTCCTCCGCAACCGGATGGACCTACAACGACCCTAAAATGGGCGGATTTTCCGTTGCCAAGAACAAGGACCAGTTCACCGGTCCAGGTCTGGTGTTTGTTCAGGGCGGTACTTTCGCCATGGGTGCCACCGAGCAGGACGTGATGTCTGACTGGAACAACATACCGCGCCGTATCACGGTGTCTTCGTTTTATATCGACGAAACGGAAGTTTCCAACGTGAACTACCGTGAGTACCTGTACTGGCTCACCCGTATGTACGGGGAATCTTTCCCGGACGTGTACCGTGGTGCGTTGCCCGACACGCTGGTATGGCGTAGCGAGCTGGCTTACAACGAGCCGCTGGTGGAATATTATTTCCGTCACCCCGCTTATAACGACTATCCGGTGGTGGGCGTAACCTGGAAACAGGCGACCGACTACTCCAAATGGCGTTCCAACCGCGTAAACGAAAAACTGCTGATGGATGCCGGACTTCTTTCCAAGGCCGACATCATGAACCAGGCAGACGACAATACGTTCGACAGCAAATCTTACATGGCCGGCCTTTACGAGGGCACGCCGGGTAAATTGTCGAAAAGCGCGAAAAAACAATTCAGCAATCCCGACGGTTCTCCCCGCGGGGCCCAGTTCGAAGACGGCATCATGCTGCCGAACTACCGCCTCCCGACAGAAGCGGAATGGGAATATGCCGCCCTCGGCTATATCGGGCAAAACCCCAGCCCTTCCAAAAAAGAAGGCAAACGTGGGGAAGAGCTCATCCTCAACAAACAGATCTATTCCTGGGGCACCAATAACAGCGGCCTGCGCGACATCCGCCGCGGCAACTGGCAAGGCCAGTTCCTGGCGAACTTCAAACGCGGATCCGGCGATAACATGGGTATGGCAGGCGGCCTGAACGACCGTGCATCCATCCCCGCCCCGGTGCAGTCTTACTTCCCGAACACGTTTGGCATCTATAACATGTCCGGCAACGTGAGCGAGTGGGTACAGGACGTGTACAGGCCGCTGACCACCATCGACGGCGACGACTTCAACTACTTCCGCGGTAATAAATTCCAGACGGTGTACCAGAATGCTGAAAAAGAATTCGAAAAAGACAGCCTCGGAGCACTGAAAATGCGTGACGTGACTGACGAAGAATCCGCCAGCCGCCTGAACTACCAGAAAGGTGATGTGATCAACTACCTCGACGGTGACACCCTTTCCCTGGTTGAATATGGCTACGGCATCACTTCCCTGATCAACGACAAATCCAGGGTGGTAAAAGGCGGCAGCTGGAACGACCGTGCTTACTGGCTTTCACCCGGCAACCGCCGTCACATGCAGGAAGATATGGCTACCAACACCGTAGGCTTCCGTTGCGCGATGGACCGTGTGGGCAGCCCCGAAGGCAACAAGTTCAAAACCGGCCAGGTGTTCAAGAAACAACGCCAGAAAAGATAG
- the bcp gene encoding thioredoxin-dependent thiol peroxidase, with product MKHLKPGDIAPAFTAKDQHGQDISLADFSGKKVILYFYPHDMTPGCTTQACNLRDHHARLLQKGYAVIGVSEDDEKSHRKFAETYDLPFPILVDESHDILNAYGVWGEKTFMGRTYDGTHRTTFLIGENGEIEHIIERPDNGDHAAQILEIWEGEAAAEPFRSAPAAEGNGDVVATAEAETEGQQPDAEAIEEIHDVMSKAKAIATAASEEKAEEEKAELAAAKATAKKAAPKKTKPAAKPAATTEKQATKPAVVKAKPAAVKTAPEKAAAKAKPVAKKATEKAKPAAKKAVAKAKPAATKAAPQKAAAKVKAVAKKAVPKKAAVKAKPVAKKAASKKAAARAKPAAKKAVAKKAVGKAKPVAKKVAAKKAAVKAKPIAKKAAVKKAGVKAKPVAKKAATKKVAVKAKPVVKKAAVKKAAVKAKPVAKKAAVKKAAVKAKPVAKKAASKKAAVKAKPVAKKAAAKKSVVKAKPVAKKAAPKKAAPKAKAKSKR from the coding sequence GTGAAGCATCTAAAACCCGGGGACATTGCTCCCGCATTTACAGCTAAAGACCAGCATGGCCAGGATATTTCCCTGGCAGATTTTTCTGGAAAGAAAGTGATCCTCTATTTTTATCCGCACGACATGACCCCCGGATGCACGACCCAGGCCTGTAATCTCCGGGACCATCACGCGCGCCTGTTGCAAAAAGGCTACGCGGTGATCGGTGTGAGCGAAGACGATGAAAAGAGCCACCGGAAGTTTGCGGAGACGTACGACCTTCCTTTCCCGATACTGGTAGACGAAAGTCATGATATCCTCAACGCTTATGGTGTTTGGGGCGAAAAAACATTCATGGGCCGCACTTACGACGGCACACACCGCACCACCTTCCTGATCGGTGAAAACGGAGAAATTGAGCACATTATCGAGCGCCCGGACAACGGCGACCATGCTGCGCAAATCCTGGAGATATGGGAAGGCGAAGCGGCGGCTGAGCCGTTCAGAAGCGCTCCCGCAGCAGAAGGTAATGGCGATGTTGTTGCAACGGCCGAAGCCGAAACTGAAGGCCAGCAGCCCGATGCGGAAGCGATCGAGGAAATCCACGACGTCATGAGCAAGGCGAAAGCAATTGCCACAGCGGCATCGGAAGAGAAAGCCGAAGAAGAGAAGGCCGAACTAGCGGCCGCCAAAGCGACTGCAAAGAAAGCTGCGCCGAAGAAAACCAAACCGGCAGCCAAGCCCGCCGCTACGACTGAAAAACAAGCAACCAAACCCGCCGTCGTAAAAGCTAAACCGGCCGCAGTGAAAACTGCTCCCGAAAAGGCAGCCGCGAAGGCGAAACCAGTTGCAAAAAAGGCAACCGAGAAGGCGAAACCCGCTGCAAAAAAAGCTGTTGCCAAAGCTAAGCCCGCCGCCACGAAAGCTGCGCCCCAAAAGGCTGCTGCGAAGGTTAAGGCAGTGGCAAAGAAAGCGGTCCCTAAAAAAGCAGCCGTTAAAGCCAAGCCCGTGGCAAAGAAGGCAGCATCCAAAAAAGCAGCCGCGAGGGCTAAGCCGGCGGCTAAAAAGGCCGTTGCTAAAAAAGCCGTGGGGAAGGCCAAACCGGTTGCCAAGAAAGTTGCAGCTAAAAAGGCAGCAGTGAAAGCCAAGCCCATCGCAAAGAAAGCAGCCGTAAAGAAAGCTGGAGTAAAAGCAAAACCTGTCGCAAAGAAAGCTGCAACTAAAAAGGTGGCGGTCAAAGCAAAACCGGTCGTAAAGAAAGCAGCTGTTAAAAAAGCTGCAGTTAAAGCAAAACCGGTCGCGAAAAAAGCAGCCGTTAAAAAAGCTGCGGTGAAAGCGAAACCAGTTGCAAAAAAAGCGGCTTCCAAAAAAGCAGCTGTGAAGGCCAAACCCGTGGCTAAAAAGGCCGCCGCTAAAAAATCGGTAGTGAAAGCAAAGCCGGTTGCAAAGAAAGCAGCTCCTAAAAAGGCCGCGCCCAAAGCGAAGGCAAAATCAAAGCGCTAA
- a CDS encoding M23 family metallopeptidase, translating to MKRSFVWLLLLPQLALAQALPERQYPKGYFRNPLNVPIELAGNFGELRPNHFHSGLDFKTQQRENLPVHAAADGYVSRIGVSHLGFGNVLYITHPNGYTTVYAHLNRFYPLVEEYVTRKQYEQESWATDLVLPPGLFPVKKGDFVAWSGNTGGSAGPHLHFEIRDTKTEKPLNPMLFGFSIPDTRAPEIQRVVVYDRNRSLYEQTPLVVPVKKTAAGYTATRPVITVATDKVGLGLSALDRQSNSMNPNGIYEAMLIRNGEVDCGFQLDNIGYDETRYLNAHIDYKMKKGGGPYVQLLFALPGNQLDIYKEMAGDGTIDLSDKQPHPVTLRVTDAYGNHSDVQLTLQQEGNPPAVPVCANTMYADSRNIFENNAVEFYLEEGTLYDEICFRYLEIPNATAYSNTYRLHTALVPVHAYFGLRIKPTRAVPAELQQKMVIVRKGLGESISAATYENGWFNGSFRDLGDFYLTADTVRPKITPMGGLRSGINLSKAGKMSFAMSDASGIKSYRAELDGQWLRFSRRGNVLTYAFDEHCSAGNHTLKLTVTDIANNETTYTLTFKR from the coding sequence ATGAAAAGATCGTTTGTTTGGTTGCTCCTGTTGCCACAACTTGCGCTGGCACAGGCTTTACCGGAAAGGCAGTACCCTAAAGGATATTTCAGGAATCCGCTGAACGTGCCGATTGAACTGGCCGGGAACTTCGGGGAATTACGTCCCAACCACTTCCATTCCGGCCTGGATTTTAAAACCCAGCAACGCGAAAATCTGCCCGTGCATGCCGCGGCAGACGGGTATGTGAGCCGCATTGGCGTTTCCCACCTGGGATTCGGTAACGTGCTGTACATTACTCACCCGAATGGCTACACGACCGTATATGCGCACCTGAACCGCTTTTACCCGCTGGTGGAAGAATACGTAACGCGCAAACAGTACGAACAGGAAAGCTGGGCCACCGACCTGGTTTTGCCGCCCGGCCTTTTCCCGGTAAAAAAAGGGGATTTTGTGGCCTGGAGTGGCAATACGGGTGGCTCCGCCGGCCCGCACCTGCATTTCGAAATCCGCGATACGAAAACGGAAAAGCCACTCAACCCGATGCTGTTCGGTTTCAGCATTCCCGATACCCGTGCCCCGGAAATCCAGCGGGTGGTGGTATACGACCGCAACCGCAGCCTGTATGAACAAACGCCGCTGGTAGTACCGGTCAAAAAAACAGCAGCCGGCTACACGGCCACGCGCCCCGTGATCACGGTGGCAACGGATAAAGTAGGCCTGGGATTGTCTGCGCTCGACCGGCAGAGCAATTCCATGAACCCCAACGGTATCTACGAAGCGATGCTCATCCGGAACGGGGAAGTTGACTGCGGTTTTCAGCTGGACAACATCGGGTACGACGAAACGCGGTATCTCAACGCGCATATCGACTATAAAATGAAAAAAGGCGGCGGCCCTTACGTACAGCTGTTGTTTGCCCTGCCCGGCAACCAGCTGGATATTTACAAGGAAATGGCGGGCGACGGCACCATCGATCTGTCCGACAAACAGCCGCACCCGGTAACGCTGCGGGTGACCGATGCGTACGGCAACCACTCCGATGTGCAGCTCACCCTGCAGCAGGAGGGCAATCCTCCGGCCGTGCCTGTTTGCGCCAACACCATGTATGCGGATTCCCGGAATATTTTTGAAAATAATGCAGTGGAATTCTATTTAGAAGAAGGAACTTTGTACGACGAAATCTGTTTCCGGTACCTGGAAATTCCGAATGCAACGGCATATTCCAATACATACCGGTTACATACGGCGCTGGTGCCGGTGCATGCATATTTCGGATTGCGCATTAAACCCACCCGTGCGGTGCCGGCGGAATTGCAACAGAAAATGGTGATTGTGCGGAAAGGACTTGGTGAAAGCATTTCTGCAGCCACTTATGAAAACGGCTGGTTCAACGGCTCCTTCCGCGACCTCGGCGATTTCTACCTGACTGCCGATACCGTGCGGCCGAAAATCACCCCGATGGGAGGCCTCAGGTCCGGTATCAATCTGTCCAAAGCCGGCAAGATGTCGTTTGCCATGAGCGATGCGAGCGGCATCAAATCCTATCGCGCGGAGCTCGACGGCCAGTGGCTGCGGTTTTCCAGGAGGGGAAATGTGTTGACATATGCTTTTGACGAGCATTGCTCCGCGGGAAACCACACCCTGAAACTGACCGTCACCGACATTGCTAATAACGAAACCACATATACTTTGACGTTTAAACGCTAG
- a CDS encoding DUF4332 domain-containing protein, whose protein sequence is MSYPIHEIQGIGPNYASKLLGIGIDTVAKLLEDGNTRTGRMRLAETTGIPESLLLKWINHADLMRINGVGDQFAELLEAAGVDTVKELRNRIPENLHAKVVELNTLKNLSGRAPSLAEITGMINQAKDLEPVVTY, encoded by the coding sequence ATGAGCTATCCGATTCACGAAATTCAGGGCATTGGCCCCAACTATGCGAGCAAGCTGCTGGGCATCGGCATTGATACCGTGGCCAAGCTGCTGGAAGACGGCAATACCCGCACCGGGCGTATGCGTCTGGCCGAGACCACCGGCATCCCGGAAAGCCTGCTGCTCAAATGGATCAATCATGCCGACCTGATGCGCATCAACGGGGTAGGCGATCAGTTCGCCGAGCTGCTGGAAGCCGCCGGCGTAGATACCGTCAAGGAACTCCGTAACCGCATCCCCGAAAACCTGCACGCGAAAGTGGTGGAACTGAATACGCTCAAAAACCTGAGCGGCCGGGCGCCTTCGCTGGCCGAAATCACGGGGATGATCAATCAGGCCAAAGACCTGGAACCGGTTGTCACATATTAA